The Sorangiineae bacterium MSr11367 genome window below encodes:
- a CDS encoding restriction endonuclease, with amino-acid sequence MKKTAWRDYETFTQRVFQAILTHEGVTNVDVRHDVELVGKTATHQIDVYWEFEQAGVLYRTVVSCKDWAARVKQGEIFTLKAVLDDLPGQPRGIVVSRAGFQEGAQTYARAHGIGLYELRVPDKGYVRNLGLDFEAVKAVLHEHEVLLDMPWMRSEAARLGLHAFRFTSEQSDKIVFTSENGTQVITGKLIMDQLFPFNGEDIGRRHRRRHTFNEPVFMDTGESMLPRAKVLAVEIDLEWVVYARTFVDYTLNEFVAFVLKNVVDGRLHRLDAEGRPLPPETGPVIVLPRS; translated from the coding sequence GTGAAAAAAACTGCGTGGCGAGACTACGAAACGTTCACCCAACGAGTGTTCCAAGCCATTCTAACGCATGAAGGTGTTACGAATGTGGATGTTCGGCACGATGTGGAGCTCGTCGGCAAGACGGCGACACATCAAATTGATGTTTACTGGGAATTCGAGCAGGCCGGGGTTCTATATCGCACGGTTGTTTCATGCAAGGATTGGGCTGCCCGCGTGAAGCAGGGCGAAATCTTTACTCTCAAGGCCGTCTTGGATGATCTTCCGGGTCAACCGCGGGGGATTGTTGTCTCTCGCGCAGGCTTTCAGGAGGGCGCGCAGACCTATGCGCGCGCACACGGAATCGGCCTTTACGAACTTCGCGTGCCAGACAAAGGTTACGTCCGCAATCTCGGTCTCGACTTCGAGGCTGTCAAAGCAGTCCTGCACGAACATGAAGTGCTGCTGGACATGCCTTGGATGAGATCCGAGGCGGCGCGTCTCGGCCTCCATGCGTTTCGCTTCACGAGCGAACAATCAGATAAGATCGTATTTACTAGTGAGAACGGCACTCAGGTAATTACGGGTAAACTGATTATGGACCAGTTATTTCCGTTCAACGGCGAGGACATCGGTCGGCGCCATCGACGACGGCACACCTTCAACGAGCCAGTATTCATGGACACAGGAGAGTCTATGTTACCGCGGGCAAAGGTCCTTGCTGTCGAAATCGATCTCGAATGGGTGGTCTATGCACGCACATTCGTTGATTACACTTTGAACGAGTTCGTTGCGTTCGTCCTCAAGAACGTGGTTGATGGGAGACTCCATCGTCTCGACGCGGAAGGACGGCCACTGCCCCCAGAGACCGGTCCAGTGATCGTACTGCCACGGTCATAA
- a CDS encoding DUF4265 domain-containing protein, whose product MKLLFHLDAGMWHGSATESLWVMEVGPGQYRLENSPFFAFDVSFQDVVLAKFVGGTLTFVQVLRRGGHSTYRIIPRPGRSSEVRQYWAALERQGCSYEEGPKGLLAVDVPPEVNIFEAYAALQAGEAGGAWSFEEGHCGHAVG is encoded by the coding sequence ATGAAGCTTCTATTTCATCTTGACGCAGGCATGTGGCATGGCTCGGCGACCGAAAGCCTCTGGGTGATGGAGGTCGGGCCCGGTCAGTATCGCCTAGAGAACAGCCCCTTCTTTGCGTTTGACGTGAGTTTTCAGGACGTCGTGCTTGCCAAGTTCGTGGGTGGCACGCTGACCTTCGTCCAAGTGCTACGACGCGGTGGCCACTCGACCTATCGCATCATTCCAAGGCCAGGTCGTTCCTCGGAGGTTCGACAATATTGGGCAGCCCTAGAGCGTCAAGGGTGTTCGTATGAGGAGGGGCCGAAGGGGCTCCTTGCAGTCGATGTCCCGCCCGAGGTGAATATCTTTGAAGCATACGCCGCGTTGCAAGCCGGGGAAGCTGGTGGCGCCTGGTCATTCGAAGAAGGACACTGCGGTCACGCGGTCGGCTGA
- a CDS encoding peptidoglycan-binding protein, whose product MRKIFATSPELVMTQHHRSQRRMQKRPRGSCSGGEKVLSVVRVQWGVEQWLITDSFRQVWRFRIVWPDDGMTAVRVSRWDMPREPLFHLIPQAFNEAGAREDDVAADLLAIYDTLTGSHLAAELPQPTRDRRRRLRGFVSELSRALYAAMEAGVLRFERYEVAWPFPEKEAKPEDRAPDQEKKEEPPREATRLVLDDALFGFGSSLLVRLTFEDGSTQDTKADHDGMILLVDCPHTSVRVTIKSEKSTREWFAFLKVPPDTSPPALWQRLVNLGYVSTRSPPPPAPPKPEALMMAIQEFQADHQLEVTGDRDPKTVEAIRVAHDEDGRAWSSRPWSPRPMVKPGDSQVKGSMS is encoded by the coding sequence GTGCGGAAGATATTCGCGACGTCGCCAGAGTTGGTTATGACGCAGCATCACCGGAGCCAAAGGCGGATGCAAAAAAGACCGCGTGGATCTTGCTCGGGTGGCGAGAAAGTCCTTAGCGTCGTGCGTGTGCAGTGGGGCGTCGAGCAGTGGCTGATCACCGATTCCTTTCGCCAGGTGTGGCGATTTCGGATTGTTTGGCCGGATGACGGAATGACAGCGGTGCGGGTGTCGCGGTGGGACATGCCGCGAGAGCCCCTCTTTCATCTCATTCCGCAGGCCTTCAATGAAGCTGGTGCCCGAGAGGACGACGTCGCGGCAGACCTCTTGGCAATCTACGATACCCTAACCGGCTCGCACCTTGCGGCCGAGCTACCTCAGCCGACGCGCGATCGCCGTCGCCGGCTTCGTGGTTTTGTCTCAGAGCTCAGCCGCGCGCTCTACGCGGCCATGGAGGCGGGGGTCCTCCGGTTCGAGCGGTACGAGGTGGCGTGGCCTTTTCCAGAGAAGGAGGCAAAACCGGAGGACCGAGCGCCTGACCAAGAGAAGAAGGAAGAGCCCCCGCGCGAAGCAACACGGCTGGTCCTCGACGACGCGCTCTTTGGCTTCGGCTCGTCTTTACTCGTTCGGCTTACCTTCGAAGATGGGTCAACCCAAGACACCAAGGCGGACCACGACGGCATGATCCTGCTCGTTGATTGCCCCCACACGTCCGTTCGCGTCACCATCAAGTCCGAGAAAAGCACCCGGGAATGGTTTGCCTTTCTTAAAGTCCCGCCCGATACCTCGCCGCCCGCTCTTTGGCAGCGTCTCGTCAACCTGGGCTACGTCTCGACGCGATCGCCTCCGCCGCCCGCTCCTCCGAAGCCCGAGGCGCTCATGATGGCCATTCAGGAGTTCCAGGCCGATCATCAGCTGGAGGTCACCGGGGACAGAGACCCGAAGACGGTCGAGGCCATACGTGTTGCCCACGACGAAGATGGCCGCGCCTGGTCATCTCGCCCCTGGTCGCCACGACCCATGGTCAAGCCGGGGGATTCCCAGGTCAAGGGTTCGATGTCGTAA
- a CDS encoding NAD(P)H-dependent oxidoreductase, whose product MSEPLRIGVVLGSTRVGRFADRPAEWLMGLAKKRQGLAVECIDLRDYPLPFFDEPKSPLREPAKNEIAQRWARKAGELDAFVFITAEYNHGVPAVLKNALDYVYAEFNRKPASFVGYGNAGGARAIEQLRSVLVELQMAPLRGAVHLSRDEFIGMLLNGKTFSDFRNLDQAAEVMLDELIWWAGALRAGRRAKA is encoded by the coding sequence ATGAGCGAACCATTGCGAATCGGGGTAGTCCTGGGCTCCACACGTGTCGGGCGATTCGCCGACAGGCCGGCCGAATGGCTCATGGGTCTAGCAAAAAAGCGACAGGGGCTGGCGGTCGAGTGCATCGACCTCCGAGATTATCCGCTGCCATTTTTCGACGAGCCGAAGTCGCCGCTCCGTGAGCCGGCGAAGAACGAGATCGCACAGCGGTGGGCGCGGAAGGCGGGGGAGCTCGATGCCTTCGTGTTCATCACGGCGGAATACAACCACGGCGTGCCCGCAGTCCTGAAAAATGCGCTCGATTACGTCTACGCGGAGTTCAATCGCAAGCCAGCATCGTTCGTGGGATACGGCAACGCCGGCGGCGCGCGCGCCATCGAGCAGCTTCGGTCGGTGCTGGTCGAACTGCAGATGGCGCCGCTCCGCGGGGCGGTGCATCTCAGCCGCGACGAGTTCATCGGCATGCTGCTGAACGGCAAGACATTTAGCGACTTTCGCAATCTCGATCAGGCCGCCGAGGTGATGCTGGACGAGCTCATTTGGTGGGCCGGCGCGCTGCGCGCTGGCAGGCGCGCGAAGGCGTAA
- a CDS encoding helix-turn-helix transcriptional regulator, giving the protein MSVTNKRVRTKQPLENSCPAADAIALVGAKWTVLIIGALGKEGKLRYKELQRVVVGISQRMLTLTLKTLEENGLVKRTLTPAVPPRTDYELTPLGRSLFDPLEALVDWTLENRGAMEEARRAYVKVATKSLVEEKVP; this is encoded by the coding sequence TTGAGCGTCACGAACAAACGGGTTCGTACCAAGCAACCGCTGGAAAATAGCTGTCCCGCGGCCGACGCGATCGCGCTGGTCGGTGCCAAGTGGACGGTGCTCATCATTGGTGCGCTGGGGAAGGAGGGGAAGCTTCGCTACAAGGAGCTGCAGCGCGTGGTCGTAGGCATCTCTCAGCGCATGCTCACGCTCACGCTGAAGACGCTGGAAGAGAACGGTCTGGTGAAGCGCACGCTGACTCCAGCCGTGCCCCCTCGGACCGACTACGAACTCACGCCGCTCGGCCGTTCGCTCTTCGACCCGCTCGAGGCGCTGGTCGATTGGACACTCGAAAACCGCGGGGCCATGGAAGAGGCTCGCCGCGCGTACGTTAAGGTCGCCACGAAGAGCCTCGTCGAGGAAAAGGTACCGTGA
- a CDS encoding RICIN domain-containing protein, with protein sequence MQCVDVLSNHMGAGTAMYFIIQKKRSGADMPNSYYAICLIVAASGCASETASPDLSFPNDEALVAGSVQASEINAARGWVVKEKKWGTCLDLDHNNGTNGTYVLHWECHGKVNQQWAFRDSGIYSPEMGHNYYEIMAFGHVEKCLDVKSDNGPGSGRDLVIWDCKKTDNQLWEAWTNGFGYWWYSPKSNRITCLDASADGPNALAFRCNHGDNQHWDH encoded by the coding sequence TTGCAATGCGTCGACGTGCTGTCCAATCACATGGGGGCGGGGACGGCCATGTATTTCATAATCCAAAAAAAAAGATCGGGGGCCGACATGCCTAATTCCTATTACGCGATATGCTTGATCGTTGCCGCATCGGGGTGCGCTTCTGAAACTGCAAGTCCGGATTTGTCATTTCCCAATGACGAAGCATTGGTTGCCGGCTCGGTTCAGGCCAGTGAAATCAACGCGGCCCGGGGGTGGGTCGTGAAGGAGAAGAAATGGGGAACCTGCCTTGATCTCGATCACAATAACGGAACAAACGGAACGTACGTACTGCATTGGGAATGCCACGGAAAAGTCAATCAGCAGTGGGCTTTTCGTGATTCTGGGATCTACAGTCCCGAGATGGGCCACAACTACTACGAAATCATGGCCTTCGGCCATGTTGAGAAATGTCTTGATGTCAAGAGCGACAATGGGCCGGGCAGTGGGCGCGACCTAGTGATATGGGATTGCAAGAAGACCGACAATCAGCTCTGGGAAGCGTGGACGAATGGCTTCGGCTATTGGTGGTATTCTCCAAAATCGAATCGGATCACATGCCTCGACGCCAGCGCCGACGGCCCAAATGCGCTGGCGTTTAGGTGCAACCATGGCGACAATCAGCACTGGGATCATTGA